The genomic segment GGGGCCTCCCAGGGAAGGGGCGGGGCCAGGAGGGGGCGTGGCTGTGTCAGGGGGCGGGGCCAATGAAGGGGCGTGGTCAAGGAGGTgggcggggctggggagcaccAGAGGTTTGATTACCCTGGTGATAGGGGCGGGGCCAAgggccggggggcggggccaagggccgggggcggggccaagGGTGGTACCGGGGGCGGGGCCATTACCTTGGTGCCCCGGTGGAAGCGGGCGTGGCAGCGCGCGGGGTCGGGGGGgaggggcagccccagctccaggaGGGGGGGGGCCGCCCGCGGGcccctcccccagcaccagccGCTCCTCGCTCAGCCCCAGCCACAGCGACCCCGCCCCCACCTGGGCGGGGCCAGGGCGGGGTCGGGGCGGGGCCACGCAGCCCCACCCCCAACCACGCTCCCAGGGTCCCCTgaacccccccagaccccccagaTTCAGGCTGatccccccaaatcccccccccagccccacagcacccccccaactgccccccagccccccctcagctccccccagcacccccagtgccccccagccccccctcagctccccccagcaccccctcagctccccccagtgcccccccagccccacatcccccccccaggaccccccactCACGGCGTGGGGCAGGAGGACGCGCGCCtgcagcacctgcgggtgctgggACGAGGGCTCGGCCACCACCACGAACTGGGGGCGCtctggggggctgcgggaggggggggcgCACAGGTCaggtgggggggtcccaggtCTGGGGGGGGTCCCGTTCCCGCTCCGTCCCACGGCTCCTACCTGGGGGGTGGCAGCTCCTgcgtggggctgtggggggagGCAGGTCAGAGAGACGTGGGGGGAGacgggggggtcctggggggccccgggaaggtggggggggggcccCTCACTCACCCCTCGAGCTCCTGGATGTGGGGCCGGCGCCGCGCCCGGATGTTCTGGGCCGAGATGGAGCCCATGAACTTGCGGTTCTGCAGCACCCGCCAGCCtggggggggccagggggggtCACAGGGGCGcgagaccccccccccaggcccccctcCCGACATCCCAACCCCCCCAGGGTCCCCCGTTCGCAGCCCCCCCGTACCCGTCACCTCCAGCTCCACCCCGTACTTCTCCGACAGCCCCTCCATGGCCACCGTCAGGAAGAACTCGAGGTACAGGGGGtcagcctgggggggggggcaaggaGGGGGGGGTTAGAGCCCCCCGATTCCCTTCATGAGCCTCCCAACCCCTCCCTtgcccccccccctcacctggAGGGTGCGGAAGAACCCCGAGTTCACCACCACGTCGTACGCGGTGCAGCCCCGGCCGCCTGCGGGAGATGGGGGGGTCGGGGGGCTTTCGGGGGGGATcggggggggttttgggggggaccggggggggtttggggcagGGATCGGGGGGGTCTTACCGCGGTCCAGCTCGGCGTGGGGCTCCCCCAGGCTCATGGGGATGCGGAAGCCCTCAGCAGCGGTGGGGGGGGCCTGGAGGAGGCGCTGGAGCCCGGGGGGGGacagcggcgggggcgggggcaCCTCCCCCGAGTGACAAACGTTGACGAAGACCTTGGCCCCCCCCGCCCGGGTCTTCACACACAGCCctgagggggcgggggggggtcaGAGAGCGGCCGGACCCCCCCGAgacacccccccctccccagagcccccctACCTGGCTGCGGCGTGACGGcgcgggagggggcgggggggggaagctCCTCATCGTCCTGGGTCACCTGGGGGGGGGAGCAGAGAGGCGGGGGTCAGTACCGGGACCCCCACCCGGgaccccccgtgtccccccccggtCCCACCTGCAGCAGGAGGCGCCGCAGCGCCTCGTCCTCCCCCTCCTCCGCCTCCAGCTCGGCCGACAGCAGCGACGGGTCCGCGGGGGCCGCCatgggctgcgggggggggcggAACGTGGGGAAccggggcccggggggggcccAGCGGCCCCCAACGCCCCCCcgcaccccagccccagccccagctcggCTCCCCCGGCCCCCTGAGACCCCCTCAGGGCTCCCCCAGTCTCCTCAGGGCCCCCCAGGACCAACCCCCGCCCCCTCAGGgctcccctgggaccccccagggATCCCCCGGCCCCCTCAGGGCCCCCCCGCGCAGCCGGTACCGGCCACCGCTCCCTCCCGCCGCGCGGCACTTCCGCTTCCGGCCGAGGGGGCGGGCCCGTCTCTATGGTTCCGGtggggccggcggggccgctCCCTCCGCCCGGGCGCTCGTCTCGGTGGTGCGGCGGCGGCCATGGCGGcgctgggaccccccccggtCCCGGCGATCTTCAGCACCATGGACGAGGGGCCGAGGCCCGGGGGGGCGGCACCGGGGGAGGTCAGGGGGTCCTGGGGGCGTCCTGGGGGGCTGCGAGGGGCCTtgaggggtcctggggggggctgtgggggggtcccggggggtcctggggggtccTAGGCGGGTCCTGAAGAGTCTTGGGGGGTTCTGGGGGGACCTGAGGGGGTCCTGGGCGTGTTCTGGGGGGCTGTGAGGAGCTTtgaggggtcctgggggggtcctggggggctgcgAGGGGCCTTGAAGGGTGCGGGGGGGGCCTGGGGGAccctgggggggggctgggcGTCCCTGGGTGCCTGGACCCCCCAAGGGGGGCCTGGAGGTTGGGGTCCCTTGGGAAGGGTCAGGGTCCAGCGGTGGGGGTGGGGCTGGGGCGCCTGGGTCCGAAGGTCCTTCGGGGGGAGGGGGGTCactgggggggaggggggagccccTGCACGTGGTGCCATGGCCTCGAGGGGACCCCCCCGTGtccgggaccccccccaggcGTGGCTGGAGACCCACGGCCGGGCCCTGGGGCACTTCGTGGCCGGGACGTGGCTGAAGCCGCCGGGACGGGGGACGCTGGAGTGCCGGGAGGCGGCCACGGGTACGGGGGGGTCAGGGGTCAAGGGtcaggggttggggggggtcaggggtcACACCCACCCtctcgccccccccccctccccagggcggCTGCTGGCGACGGTGCCGCGGGGGGACGAGGCCGACGTGGCGGCGGCCGtgggggcagcggcggcggcggcggtggagTGGGGGCGGCTGGGGGGGCCCCGACGGGCCCAGCACCTGCAGCGGTGAGCCCCCGCGACCTCTGATCCCTGACTCTGACCTTTAATCCCTGACTCTGACCCAGAGAGGTTTCTGCAACCCCTTGTGCCTCCTGTGACCTTTTTCGTATCCTGTGCGTTGTTTTTGGGGCTGTGTGACCCTACATGACTCCTGTATGACCCTACATGACCCCTATGTGACCTTACATGACCCCTATGTGACACCATGTGATCTCTGTGTAATCCCATGACCTGCCCATGATCCTGGCACTGTCCTCATCTTCCCGTGACCCCTGCACCCCTCCTCACCTCCCCGtgcccccctgtccccccatgcccccctgtcccctcaccccctggcccccccccgtccccccaggctggcggcggcgctggagcggggggctgcggggctgggggccgtgGCCGCTCTCGCGGGGGGGCGGCCGCTGGCCCAGGCCCTCGGCGCCGacctggagctggggctgcggctgctgcgGGTGCCGGCGGGGGGGTGTCTGCTCGGCCCCCCTGGCCTGGGCGGCTGGGCCCCCCTTGGTGAGTgtcccccgggaccccccgggacCCCGGGTGCCCCCAGGACCCCACTGAGCCccccctgctgtccccaggcGTGGTGGCCGTCGTCATGTTGGGTCCCTGCGCCTTGGCTGCGCTGCTCTGGAAGCTGGGACCCCTCCTGGCCATGGGTGAGTGGGGGGTCCCCGGGGTttgggagggggacagggacccccgAGTGTGCAGACGGGTGATCCCAGGCACCCCAGGGAGGGGTCCCAGCCCCCCCCGTGACCCGCCGCCCCCCCCAGGGAACACTGCGCTGGTGCTGCCCCCCCCCGAGGCCACGCTGGGGCCGCTGCTGCTGGCGGAGCTGGGTGGGGGGGACGGGGCGCTGCCCCCCGGGGTGCTCAACGTCGTCACCGGGACCCCCGGCCTGCGCCGCGCTCTCCGCGCCCAACCTGACATCGCCGCCGTTACCTTCCTCGGCGCCCACCAGGTACAGGGTGGGGGGGCCCTGCCCCATGGGGGgcgtccccgtgtcccccacgTCCTTGTACGGGGCATCAGGATGTGGCCTGGGGGGGGGTTTCcatgtccccaatgtcccccccCATGCAGGAGGAGATGCAGGACGTGGTCTGGGGGTCCCCGTGCCGAGGGCCACGGCTcaggggggcccgggggggccgCGTCGTCATCATCGTCCTCGACTCAGCTGACCTGGACAGCGCGGCCGCTGCCATCGTGGGGAAcgtggggacccccccggcgctggtgagggggtggggggggcttggggggtcTCCAGAGGGTTTgtggggggcttggggggggtccccagagGGTCTGGGGGCTCATGTGGGGCTCCCTGACACCCCCTCCGTGTCCTCAGTTCCCATGGGGGGGCTGCGTGGTGCTGGCGCAGGAGGGGGTGGTGGCACCACTGGGGCGGCGGCTCCGGGCCCGGCTCGGGGGGCTGCGGGTCGGCGACCCCCTGGACCCCGGCACTGACGTGGGGCCGCTGCCCCCCACGGCCGCCCCCCCCGAGGAGCTGGTGCAGGCGGCACGTGAGGAGGGGGCTGAGGTGAGGGGGCgcggggggtctggggggggacatggagggaCGTGGGGGGTGGGGTGAGGTGGCacaggggggtgtgggggggtgtggggggtgtggggggacatggggggtgAGAGGTGACATTGGGGGcaccaggggacatggggggcaATGGGGGCATGAGGGCAGGGGGCGACCCAGGGCGGTATTGGGGAGCATGGGGGGACGTGAGGGGCTGAGGTGAGGGGGGACAGGGGTGACACAGAGGGGtttggggctgggatggggacggggggaCATTGTGGGGGTCACAGGGGTACTGAGGGAGGGGACGTGGGGGTGGTTGGGGGGGACCCAGACACACCAGGGTCccctgggggggtttggggtacCCGGACCCCGGGGTCTTTCCCCTCCCAGGTTTTCCAGCCGCCGCTGCCGTTGCCCCCGGGGGGTCGTTTCTACCCCCCGACCCTGATCACGGGGGTGGCCCCGACCTCGCGCTGCCTCCGGGAGCTGGTGGGTGTCGGGGGGGCCCCAAAAATGGCCGGGGGGGGAGGGAAATGGGGAGGGGACGGCACGGACAGCCGCGGGGTGGGaggtgcagggtgggggggggacgggggctATGGGGGGGCACGGGGTTGGGGGGCACAGGTTGGGGGGGTTTCAGGGGTTCGGGGCGCAGTTCGGGGTCCCCTGAcgcccccccccaggcccccggCCCCGTGCTGGCGCTGCTCCCCGTGCGCTCCCCGGCCGAGGCCGTCGCCGTGGCCTcggggctgccccgcgcctGCGCTGGCGCCGTCTGGGCCCAGGACCTGACCCTCGCCCTCGACACGGCCGACAGGTGACCCCTGACCCTTGACCTCCTGACCCTGTGATTTCTGACCTTTGTCTGATCTCTGACCCCTGACCCCACAGGCTGCCCCTGGGGCTGGTGTGGGTCAACGCCCTGAACCTGCTGGACCCGATGGGGGGCTGCAccgggggggccggggacgGCACCGGCCTCGAGGTgagggggcacggggggggctgggggggctctgaGATCCCTGGGGGGTCCTGGGCGGTTTGGGGGGGGGCCCCAGGGGAGCCCGAGATGGCACCAGCCTGGAGCTGGGGGGCACAAGGGGttccggggggtcccggggggtcccagggggtcgggggggggctggggctgggttgGGATTGCTGAGGGTCCGGGGCAGTTGGGCCtaggggggtctggggggtctCTGGGCTCCGTGGGGGGGTTCTGGGTGGTCTGGGGGGGGCTGTGGAGGACCCAGGGgatggcagtggggctgggggacccccCAGGAAAGTTttggggtccccagggtggatctgggggctgcgggggggccTGTCCCAGTGCTGACAGGCCGTGCCCACCCCCCCAGGCGCTGCGAGAGTTCGGGCGccccccctgggaccccccccaggggCCGGGGGACCCCCCTGAGCCCCTCCTGCGCCAGGAGCCCAGGTAACGCCCCCCTTCCTGCCCCCCAGTGCAGCTTGGGGACCCGCCTAGGGCCAAGGCCCCTGACCCCTGACCTCTGACCTTGCCACCCCCAGCCCGGAGCCGGTCCCGGGGGGGCCCGCGGTGGGCCCCGACTCGGCCGAGGTCGCCGCGGCCGTGGAGGCAGCTCGGCGCGCGGCCCTGGGGTGAGTGACGGGGGGTCCctgcggtggggggggggactGGACCCCCGGGGGTCCCTGCGGGGGGTGTCCCTGCGGGGggtccccagcactgcctgaCCCTCCCAGGTGGGGGCGGCTGCCGGGGGTGACGCGCGCCGCGGTgctgcggggggcggcggcggcactGGGGGGCGACGGCGACGGTGACAACGGTGACGAGGGGCGCCTGCAGGGGGCGCTGCTGCGGTGGGCGGCGCACGTGGAGCTGGTGGGCGGGGCCGTGCAGGTGGGCGGGGCCTGTGGgggtggggctggtgggaggAGCCTGAAGgggtggggctggtgggaggGGTGGGGCCTGAGGGTTGAGCCGTGGGGTTGGGTAAGGGATGAGCCATGGGGCGGGGCCAGGCAGCAGGGGGCGGGGCTGGGCACTGAAGGGGGCGGGGCTGGGCACAAGGGGCGGGGCTGGGCAGCAGGGGGCGGGGCTGGGCACAAGGGGGCGGGGCTGGGCACTGAAGGGGGCGGGGCTGGGCAGCAGGGGCGGGGCTGGGCAGAAGGGGGCGGGGCGAGGTCTCTGGGTGCGACCACACGGGGCAGGGCGATGGGCCCGGGCAgcggggggcggggagggggcgtggctgAGGCCCGTGCCCGGGGGCGGAGCCTCGGCCGGGGCCCGTGGCTCACGTGGTCCCACAGGAGGTGCCCGGTGGGCGGGCCCTGGTGACGCGCCGGCCGCTGGGGGCGGTGGGCGTGGCCTGGAGCGGGCCCCGCCCCCTGCGGCGCGCGCTGGAGCTCCTCCCCCCCGCGCTGGCGCTCGGCAACGGCCTCGTGCTGGTGGCGCCCCCTAGCGGCGTCGGCCCCGCACTGCGCCTGCGGCaggtggggacccccccgggacccccatATGCCCCCCAGGGaacccccgggaccccccgggacccccccagggTCCCCCATGTGCCCGTGGGagccccctgggacccccccagacccccagggACACTCCAGggaccccccgggaccccccatAGACTCCAGGGACCCCTccaggacccccccagaccccaccCACGATCGCATCTGGGGCTTCTCCGTGAACCGCCATGGAAACCCCCCAGTgacccccccgggacccccaggAGCCCTCCCCGACTCTCCCAGGGATCCCCCatggccccccccccccagtacCACCCGTCAATGCCCTGATGATGCTTGTGGGACCCTCCCCCCGCgctcccccatgtcccccctattgaccccccagcccccctgacTGACCCGCCCCCCATGAGCCAACAGCCCCCCCCACTCCGATGACGCCCCCCTCTCTCTGTCCCCAGGCGCTGGTGGCCGCGGGGCTCCCCGGGGGGGCCCTGACGGTGCtgccgggggcggccgggggtgCCGGGGCAATGCTGGCGCGACACCACCCTGATGGGCTGTGGCTCTGTGGGGGGGGCACGGTGAGtaactggggggggggacacacggaggggacacggggacgtGGGTGGGGTCAGGGGGTGTGAGGGGACACGTgaggggggacggggggggctggggagggtgtGAGCTGCACTGGGGGGTCCCCAGCAATGGGGTGttccttggggtggggggggtagGGGGGGGTcgctgtgtgtccccccccaccccagcagcccccccccacccccctcagGACCCTGACTGGGCCTCGGCCGGGAGCGTCGCCCACGTGTGGGTCCCGGGGGGCGTcctgggggggccggggcaggagcccccccccgccggcgCCGAGCGGGAGCTGGAGCTGCGCTGCACCCGCCCCCGCTGCCTCTGGGTGCCTGGGGGGGGCCCCTGACCTCTGACCTGTGACCTCTGGTGACTCCGATGTGCACCCCCCCCAACTGTGACCTCTGACCTGTGACTGACCCCAATAAACCCCCCCACGCCCCCCGTGTCGTGTCTTTGCCCGcagaggggttgggggggggtccccg from the Nyctibius grandis isolate bNycGra1 unplaced genomic scaffold, bNycGra1.pri scaffold_149_arrow_ctg1, whole genome shotgun sequence genome contains:
- the ALDH16A1 gene encoding aldehyde dehydrogenase family 16 member A1; translated protein: MGCGGGRNVGNRGPGGAQRPPTPPRTPAPAPARLPRPPETPSGLPQSPQGPPGPTPAPSGLPWDPPGIPRPPQGPPAQPVPATAPSRRAALPLPAEGAGPSLWFRWGRRGRSLRPGARLGGAAAAMAALGPPPVPAIFSTMDEGPRPGGAAPGEAWLETHGRALGHFVAGTWLKPPGRGTLECREAATGRLLATVPRGDEADVAAAVGAAAAAAVEWGRLGGPRRAQHLQRLAAALERGAAGLGAVAALAGGRPLAQALGADLELGLRLLRVPAGGCLLGPPGLGGWAPLGVVAVVMLGPCALAALLWKLGPLLAMGNTALVLPPPEATLGPLLLAELGGGDGALPPGVLNVVTGTPGLRRALRAQPDIAAVTFLGAHQEEMQDVVWGSPCRGPRLRGARGGRVVIIVLDSADLDSAAAAIVGNVGTPPALFPWGGCVVLAQEGVVAPLGRRLRARLGGLRVGDPLDPGTDVGPLPPTAAPPEELVQAAREEGAEVFQPPLPLPPGGRFYPPTLITGVAPTSRCLRELAPGPVLALLPVRSPAEAVAVASGLPRACAGAVWAQDLTLALDTADRLPLGLVWVNALNLLDPMGGCTGGAGDGTGLEALREFGRPPWDPPQGPGDPPEPLLRQEPSPEPVPGGPAVGPDSAEVAAAVEAARRAALGWGRLPGVTRAAVLRGAAAALGGDGDGDNGDEGRLQGALLRWAAHVELVGGAVQEVPGGRALVTRRPLGAVGVAWSGPRPLRRALELLPPALALGNGLVLVAPPSGVGPALRLRQALVAAGLPGGALTVLPGAAGGAGAMLARHHPDGLWLCGGGTVLLLLAVPPPGGCCSFDFSPVSSTFSAHVDALTPWLILDYPVAMPSNLETDSGCSDLWGLHFGAAALGRMAGAAGAALAPRLRAVAAHVAFVAECRIHDPQGCVRLETVNVSQLLGALVRHLGGLQGRPPHFPGCARLRCHPGPPLSTPAGQHEGTPASRVGAPGPRSHGLVLLGGLGGALGLVAAAWALRRRPCAQGTPAPARDRS
- the PIH1D1 gene encoding LOW QUALITY PROTEIN: PIH1 domain-containing protein 1 (The sequence of the model RefSeq protein was modified relative to this genomic sequence to represent the inferred CDS: inserted 2 bases in 1 codon), with protein sequence MAAPADPSLLSAELEAEEGEDEALRRLLLQVTQDDEELPPPAPSRAVTPQPGLCVKTRAGGAKVFVNVCHSGEVPPPPPLSPPGLQRLLQAPPTAAEGFRIPMSLGEPHAELDRGGRGCTAYDVVVNSGFFRTLQADPLYLEFFLTVAMEGLSEKYGVELEVTGWRVLQNRKFMGSISAQNIRARRRPHIQELEGPTQELPPPSPPERPQFVVVAEPSSQHPQVLQARVLLPHAVGAGSLWLGLSEERLVLGEGPAGGPPXLLELGLPLPPDPARCHARFHRGTK